A DNA window from Heliomicrobium undosum contains the following coding sequences:
- the hflX gene encoding GTPase HflX, which produces MARSRLERLTGLLEQQMDADLLLDPEVGKELVLFTSLTGREVALFVDRRGRVVDLVVGDAHTVVMMDHDIRRGTRRLAGVRCIHTHPGNSPHLSDVDLSALRQLRLDCMAVIAAAEPHRGSAAYLSPDGESAIETVGPLRYEKLCAFPWRETVRLYEKSASSVETTATGAEKERAFLIGLEETAAGEEPPLEELAQLAETAGAVVVGRMTQRMERPDRATYLGSGKIRELTLALQVTRADLLIVDEELLPAQQRRLESLTGIRVVDRTAVILDIFASRARTREGKLQVELAQLQYLLPRLTGQGQALSRLGGGIGTRGPGETKLETDRRHLRRRMSELEGELNHVRHHRERLRHSRQRSDLPLISMVGYTNAGKSTLSSLLVARFAPLGGPSPAGEDKLFATLDPTTRRIRLPGEQDVLISDTVGFIRKLPHSLVRAFRATLEEIVAADLLLHVVDASHPAAVEQMRTVEAVLAEIGAGEKPVLTVLNKIDRLQPGGMDALLRPPDPWVALSAHTGEGVDGLLEKIARLLPDDRVTVDVLIPYDQGKQIDHLYRIGVVRELTYEAEGVRIRADVPKVYAGALLGRQMTVPEET; this is translated from the coding sequence AGTGGGAAAGGAGCTTGTTTTGTTTACCTCTCTTACCGGGCGGGAGGTGGCCCTGTTCGTAGATCGGCGGGGACGAGTGGTCGATCTGGTCGTTGGCGACGCCCACACGGTGGTGATGATGGACCACGACATCCGCCGGGGAACGCGGCGCCTGGCCGGTGTTCGCTGCATCCACACCCATCCGGGAAACAGCCCGCATTTAAGCGATGTCGATCTGTCGGCCCTTCGTCAATTGCGCCTCGACTGCATGGCGGTGATCGCCGCTGCGGAACCCCATCGCGGCTCTGCGGCCTATCTCTCCCCCGACGGCGAAAGCGCCATTGAGACGGTCGGGCCGCTAAGGTATGAAAAGCTCTGCGCCTTCCCCTGGCGGGAGACGGTGCGCCTCTATGAAAAGAGCGCATCGTCTGTCGAGACGACGGCGACGGGTGCGGAGAAAGAGCGGGCTTTTCTCATCGGACTGGAGGAAACCGCTGCTGGGGAGGAACCACCGCTCGAGGAACTCGCCCAACTGGCCGAAACGGCTGGGGCTGTCGTCGTCGGGCGGATGACGCAGCGCATGGAGCGGCCTGATCGCGCCACCTATCTAGGTTCGGGAAAAATCCGGGAACTGACACTGGCCCTGCAGGTGACTCGCGCCGATCTGCTGATCGTCGATGAAGAGTTGTTGCCGGCTCAGCAACGGCGGCTGGAAAGCCTCACCGGCATCCGGGTCGTCGACCGGACAGCCGTCATCCTGGACATCTTCGCCAGCCGGGCCCGGACAAGGGAGGGCAAACTGCAGGTGGAACTGGCCCAACTGCAGTACCTGCTGCCGCGATTGACCGGTCAGGGTCAGGCTTTATCCCGTCTTGGCGGCGGCATCGGCACACGCGGACCCGGAGAAACAAAGCTGGAGACGGATCGGCGCCACCTGCGGCGGCGGATGAGCGAGTTGGAAGGTGAACTCAATCATGTCCGCCATCACCGGGAACGACTGCGCCACTCCCGGCAGCGTTCGGATCTGCCTCTGATTTCCATGGTCGGCTATACGAACGCCGGTAAGTCGACCTTAAGCAGTCTTCTGGTGGCTCGTTTTGCTCCCCTCGGGGGACCGAGCCCTGCTGGAGAAGACAAGCTCTTCGCCACCTTGGATCCGACGACACGAAGAATCCGGCTGCCCGGCGAGCAGGATGTGCTGATTTCCGATACGGTCGGCTTCATTCGCAAGCTGCCTCACTCGCTGGTGCGGGCCTTCCGGGCCACCTTGGAGGAGATTGTGGCCGCCGACCTGCTGTTGCATGTCGTGGATGCCTCCCATCCGGCGGCGGTGGAACAGATGCGGACCGTGGAAGCGGTGCTCGCCGAGATCGGCGCCGGGGAGAAGCCGGTCCTGACGGTGCTAAACAAAATCGATCGGTTACAGCCCGGCGGGATGGATGCCTTGTTGCGCCCGCCCGACCCGTGGGTCGCCCTTTCTGCCCATACAGGAGAGGGCGTTGACGGCCTTTTGGAGAAAATAGCCCGGCTGTTGCCGGATGATCGCGTCACCGTAGACGTGCTGATCCCCTATGACCAGGGAAAACAGATTGATCACTTGTACCGGATCGGGGTTGTTCGCGAACTGACCTATGAGGCAGAAGGCGTCCGCATCCGGGCCGATGTGCCGAAGGTTTATGCCGGAGCACTGCTGGGCAGGCAGATGACCGTTCCTGAAGAAACATAA
- a CDS encoding methionine gamma-lyase family protein, with translation MEATKKQEDCANPVCADNGLIASLCHRGRLAPELAILAEEADADAAPVIAQLAARRERHQLRLLEAFHDCRVSDYHLGVTTGYGYGDSARETLDQLMAAVLSAESALVREQFVSGTHAIATALFGVLRPGDELLSATGTPYDTLWEVIGLGEEPAEGSLREFGVSYEQVELTADGGIDLPALLQGLRPATKLVLFQRSRGYSLRPSLTSKAIGEACAAIHRVRPDVICFVDNCYGELVEAEEPTALGADLMAGSLIKNLGGGLAPTGGYIAGREDLVRRAATRLTAPGIGAHVGSSPGGRRLYFQGLFLAPQVVFEALAGAVFAARLFERLGFAVTPRYDAQRSDIIQAITLGSAERVVAFCQGLQKACPVDGHVIPQPAPMPGYADPVIMAGGTFIQGATSELSVDAPMRDPYAVYFQGGLSQTFVRIGALSAAQTLLERGLLP, from the coding sequence TTGGAAGCAACAAAGAAACAGGAAGACTGTGCGAATCCGGTATGCGCCGACAATGGCCTCATCGCGAGCCTGTGCCACCGGGGCAGGCTCGCGCCCGAACTGGCTATCCTCGCCGAGGAGGCAGACGCCGATGCAGCGCCTGTCATCGCCCAGTTAGCGGCGCGGCGAGAGCGCCATCAACTGCGGCTGTTGGAGGCTTTTCATGACTGCCGCGTCTCCGATTACCACCTGGGTGTGACCACCGGCTACGGTTACGGTGACAGCGCCCGTGAGACTCTGGACCAACTGATGGCCGCCGTGCTGTCGGCGGAAAGCGCCCTCGTGCGTGAGCAGTTCGTATCTGGGACCCATGCCATCGCTACAGCACTATTCGGTGTCCTTCGGCCAGGCGATGAACTCCTGTCGGCAACGGGAACGCCCTATGACACCCTCTGGGAAGTCATCGGGCTTGGGGAAGAACCAGCCGAGGGAAGCCTGCGCGAGTTTGGCGTTTCCTACGAACAGGTGGAACTGACCGCCGACGGGGGTATCGACCTGCCCGCCCTCCTCCAAGGGCTGCGTCCGGCGACAAAGTTAGTCCTCTTCCAACGCTCGCGCGGCTACAGCCTGCGTCCATCGCTGACATCGAAGGCGATCGGGGAGGCCTGCGCGGCCATTCACCGGGTGCGGCCCGATGTGATCTGCTTTGTTGACAACTGCTACGGCGAACTGGTCGAAGCGGAGGAACCGACCGCCCTGGGCGCCGATTTGATGGCCGGATCGCTGATCAAAAACCTGGGCGGCGGTCTGGCCCCCACAGGCGGCTACATCGCCGGGCGGGAGGACTTGGTGCGCCGGGCGGCAACGCGGTTGACGGCCCCGGGCATCGGCGCCCATGTGGGGAGCAGTCCCGGCGGCCGCCGACTCTACTTCCAGGGACTGTTCCTGGCGCCCCAGGTGGTCTTCGAAGCGCTGGCGGGCGCCGTCTTCGCCGCCCGGCTCTTTGAACGCCTCGGCTTTGCTGTCACGCCGCGCTATGACGCACAGCGAAGCGACATCATCCAGGCCATCACCCTCGGCAGCGCCGAACGGGTGGTCGCCTTCTGCCAGGGTCTGCAAAAGGCCTGCCCTGTCGACGGCCATGTGATCCCCCAACCGGCGCCGATGCCTGGTTACGCCGATCCCGTGATCATGGCCGGTGGAACCTTCATCCAGGGGGCGACGAGCGAACTGAGCGTCGACGCCCCAATGCGCGATCCTTATGCCGTGTATTTTCAAGGAGGCCTCTCACAGACCTTCGTCCGCATCGGCGCCCTCTCTGCCGCCCAGACCTTGCTCGAACGGGGACTTCTGCCCTGA
- a CDS encoding DUF456 domain-containing protein has protein sequence MYDYWLIGAIVVMFIGVLGTFLPVIPGISLIFLAMVGYGFAEGFQKMTPLFLGLNLIAVLLSSGLDYLGTAWGARRFGASSSGTWGAVAGGLLGLPLGPFGAVAGAFIGAVAGELWHGRSIETALEAGVGTVLGLAGASALRFLLAMAMIIAFIWRVW, from the coding sequence TTGTACGATTATTGGTTGATCGGCGCAATCGTTGTCATGTTCATCGGCGTCCTCGGCACCTTTTTGCCGGTAATTCCCGGCATCTCTTTGATCTTTCTGGCAATGGTCGGCTACGGCTTTGCCGAAGGGTTTCAGAAGATGACGCCGCTCTTTTTAGGGCTGAACCTGATCGCGGTGTTGCTGTCGAGCGGACTCGATTACCTGGGAACAGCCTGGGGGGCTCGCCGTTTTGGCGCTTCCTCCTCCGGGACCTGGGGCGCTGTCGCCGGCGGGCTGCTGGGGCTCCCGTTGGGACCCTTCGGTGCGGTGGCCGGCGCGTTCATTGGCGCCGTCGCCGGCGAACTTTGGCATGGCCGTTCCATTGAAACTGCGTTGGAAGCGGGCGTCGGAACGGTGCTTGGGTTGGCTGGCGCTTCGGCCCTGCGCTTTCTGCTGGCGATGGCGATGATCATCGCCTTCATCTGGCGGGTATGGTAA
- a CDS encoding D-alanine--D-alanine ligase: MKQTIAVICGGRSGEHEVSLTSAQSIVNALDRSRFNVLTIGIDRRGAWWLGPEVIEKLRKGQQPYGRRVYFLPDPTCPGLVEENIAGGQQPIPIDVFFPVLHGPNGEDGTIQGLFETANVPYVGCGVLASACGMDKAIMKALFAQSGLRQLPYLVVLRSRWESARDQVIGDVESRLGYPCFVKPANMGSSVGISKAANRAELVAAFDDAVRYDRKLVVEKGINVREIEVSVLGNDEVAASVPGEIVPAHEFYDYDAKYAAADSRLLIPAPLAADDVATFQEMAIRAFRAVDGSGLSRVDFLFDKDSGEVYINEINTLPGFTSISMYPKLWEATGIPYEELLSRIVDLGLARHREKQRNATERLPRL, from the coding sequence ATGAAACAAACCATCGCCGTGATCTGTGGCGGTCGTTCGGGGGAACATGAGGTTTCCTTGACATCGGCCCAATCCATCGTCAACGCCTTGGACCGTTCCCGTTTCAATGTATTGACCATCGGCATCGACCGCCGGGGCGCTTGGTGGTTGGGGCCCGAAGTGATCGAAAAACTGCGTAAAGGCCAACAACCGTATGGTCGGCGGGTCTATTTTCTTCCCGACCCGACTTGCCCCGGCCTCGTCGAGGAAAACATCGCCGGCGGGCAGCAGCCTATTCCTATCGATGTCTTCTTCCCGGTCTTGCATGGTCCGAACGGGGAGGACGGGACGATTCAGGGACTCTTTGAGACGGCCAACGTCCCCTATGTGGGCTGCGGCGTCCTGGCATCGGCTTGTGGCATGGATAAGGCGATCATGAAGGCGCTCTTTGCCCAGAGCGGCTTGCGCCAACTGCCCTATCTGGTGGTGCTACGCAGCCGCTGGGAGTCGGCGCGAGACCAGGTCATCGGCGATGTGGAAAGCCGTCTCGGCTACCCCTGCTTCGTCAAACCGGCCAACATGGGCTCCAGTGTGGGCATCTCCAAGGCGGCAAACCGGGCGGAACTGGTCGCCGCTTTTGACGACGCCGTCCGTTACGATCGCAAACTTGTTGTAGAAAAAGGGATCAACGTCCGTGAGATCGAGGTCAGCGTGCTGGGGAACGATGAGGTGGCGGCGTCTGTGCCCGGCGAGATTGTGCCGGCCCACGAGTTTTACGACTATGACGCCAAATACGCCGCCGCCGATTCGCGCCTGCTCATCCCGGCGCCCCTCGCAGCGGACGACGTGGCGACTTTTCAAGAGATGGCTATCCGCGCCTTCCGCGCCGTCGACGGTTCCGGTCTTTCACGCGTTGACTTCCTGTTTGACAAGGACAGCGGGGAAGTGTACATCAACGAGATCAATACCCTGCCCGGCTTTACCTCGATCAGCATGTACCCGAAACTCTGGGAGGCGACAGGCATTCCTTATGAGGAACTGCTCAGCCGGATTGTCGATCTGGGCCTCGCCCGTCACCGAGAAAAACAGCGAAACGCCACGGAACGGTTACCTCGTCTGTGA
- the lexA gene encoding transcriptional repressor LexA has product MFELSERQKLILNYIRTEIRRRGYPPSVREIGDAVGLTSSSTVHGHLSRLEKAGFIRRDPAKPRALEVLAPDDENGGTRPLIDIPILGRINAGRPILATENIENTFPLPLDFIRTDQVFILTVRGESMINAGIHDGDLVIVRIQQTADNGDIVVALLGDEATIKRFFKETDYYRLQPENDYMDPILIKEVHILGKVIALFRKF; this is encoded by the coding sequence ATGTTCGAGCTGAGCGAACGACAAAAGTTGATTCTGAACTACATCCGTACGGAAATCCGCCGCCGCGGCTATCCGCCCTCTGTCCGGGAGATCGGCGACGCCGTCGGCCTGACCTCCAGTTCCACCGTTCATGGTCACCTTAGCCGCTTGGAAAAAGCGGGTTTCATCCGTCGAGACCCCGCCAAGCCTCGGGCTCTCGAAGTGCTAGCGCCTGACGATGAAAACGGGGGGACCCGTCCGCTCATCGACATCCCCATCCTCGGACGAATCAACGCGGGTCGCCCTATCCTCGCCACGGAGAACATCGAAAACACCTTCCCCCTTCCACTCGATTTCATCCGTACCGATCAGGTCTTTATCCTGACCGTCCGGGGTGAAAGCATGATCAACGCCGGCATACATGACGGAGACCTGGTGATCGTCCGCATCCAGCAAACGGCAGACAACGGCGACATCGTCGTGGCCTTGCTCGGCGACGAAGCGACAATCAAACGGTTTTTCAAGGAAACGGATTACTACCGGCTGCAGCCTGAAAACGACTATATGGACCCCATCCTGATCAAGGAGGTCCACATCCTCGGCAAGGTTATCGCCTTATTCCGGAAGTTTTAA